Genomic window (Flavobacterium oreochromis):
AATACTTGTTATAGGAGGTTTTTCAACTTATGTATGGGGAATTCAAACAGGAAATTCAGTTGTAGATAGAGTACTTGATTTATTTTGGGGAGATAAAGGAGATGCTGTATCCTTTCCATTGTTACCATGGCTAGTATATCCTTTAGCAGGTTATGTAATGGGAGATTATTTATTACATAAAGAGGATAAAGAAGTTTTAATGAAAAGTTTTTATCTAGGAGTTTTTCTTTTCATCATAGGGGGAGCAATTACTTATACAAATCCAAAATATCATTTAGGAGACTATTGGCATACCAGAATTGGAGGAATTATGTTGTACATAGGATTTGTACTTATATGGATGAAAATTTGTGATATTATAATGAAATATGCGTCTGAAAAAGTATATCAACCCATAGCATTTTTAAGTAGAAATCTTACTAATTTTTATGCTATCCAATGGATTGTAATAGTAGGACTAATTCCTTTTATAGGGCAGAAGGAATGTGATTTATATCAAACAATTCTCTTGATGGGCTTTGTTTTTGTCTTTACTTACTGGGTCACGATCATTATGGAAAGAAAAAAAATAAACTTTTAGAATTTTGGATTGATTATTGATAATAGACAAACTAAAAAATAATATTAAATATGAAAAAAGGACTTTTTGTTTTTTCAGTATTATTAACTCTGGCTTCTTGTAACGACAAGAAAAAGATCAAAATTCTGAAAACAGTCAAGAGAATAATTTCCTAGGTGTTTATAAAGGAACCCTTCCTTGTGCGGATTGTTCAGGAATAGAAGTGGAATTAGTTTTAAATTCTAATAAAACTTTTCTTTATAATAATTTGTATCTGAGTCAAGATAATCATGCGTATAAAGACAAAGGAACTTATACAATTAATAATGACACACTTATTTTACAAAAAGGAAAAGAACAAACTCATTTCTTAATTGGTCAAGATAAGTTAACCTTGTTGGATCTTAATAAGAAGTTGATTAAAGGTAATTTTGCTTCTTATTATATTCTTAATAAACAAAAAAAATATGACTACGCAGGGAGATATGATATCTTCTATAATTCAAATGAAAATTACAAACAAACTGTTTCAATTTCGCCAGAAAAAATCAGTATAAATTAGTTTTTTCGGCATCTAAAATAAAAAATAAAGAAAACTGCTCTTTTACGGGATATGGAGAAGTTAAAAATGATACTCTTTGGGTAAATATTTCTAATGATTCAAAACAAAAAGTTTGGATGTATGTAGTACCATCGCATGATAATTTAGGAATTGAAGTATTTACTCCTAAATATGAAGATCGTTTTAAAATGATGTATTATTGCGGAGGCGGCGGTTCTTTAGCAGGAAAATATTTTAAAAGTATCATAAAAGCGGGATCTATAGGTGATTTAAACGCATCAACAAGTATTGAAGACGTTTTAAAATTAATTCCATCTGCTCAAATAACTAAGAAAAAAGGAGAGGGAGAATTTGTTGATGAAGTATATGATGATTATGAAATTGAAACTCAAAATAAAGAGAAACTATTTACCATTACTCCTCCTTTAAATAATGGGAATTTAAAAGAAAAAATAAATAGAGTGTTAATAGAAAGTCCGATCTTTAAAACAGATAAAGGAATTAATAAACAATCTACTTTTGAAGATTTAAGGAAAGCATATAAAATTAGTCGCATAGAACCAATAGAAGACGGAATTGTTGTTCATGTTGATGAAATCAAAGCAAGTTTCTCTATTTCAAAAAAATCACTAAAAACAGGTTGGTGGAATGAGAAAACAAAAACAGTAGATGAAACTAAAATTGCATTAGATAGCCATTTTGAAAATTTTATCTTATGGTGGAATTAAAAAATTAACCCTTTAAAAATTATTAAAGATACCTGCTAGTTTATCTTTTTGATGTTTAAAAAAAGTTATTATAATCAATACTTGGTTCCTTTTTGTTTGCTTTTTTTAAAGCCGTAAAAAGTTTAAAGAATAAAAAAGTAAAATTTATAGAATTTTATAATAAAAAAATAAAGGGTGTGTATTAACTGGCATTTATATTTCATTAAATGATGTTTTATAAATGCCAGTTTTTTTATTTAAAAAATCATTCCTGAATTAAAAATCATTTTTTAACCAGCTTAATTTTTCAATTATATATTCAAAATTTAGAGTGTCTGGTTTATTATCGTAAGAAACAGAAAATTCTCTATTTTTAATAGCACCTATTGCTTCAATTGCTTTTTGAGAACGAAAATTAAATGCTCCTACTGTAAAATATACTTTATCTAAATAATCAAAAGCATAATCTAACATTAATTTTTTAATCTGAGGATTATATCCTGATCCCCAATATACTCTACTTAAAAAAGTATAGCCAATAAGTACACTTTTATTCTTATCCTCAAGATTATAAAAACGAGAGCTTCCTATGATCTTATTTTGTTTTTTATCAATTATTTTAAACGCTCCTTTAGAATTAAGTGCCTCTTTAAAAAAAAAGCTTAAATATTTCTATTTTATAACGATTACTCTGCGGATGTTGTTCCCAAATTAAAGGGTCAGATGCAATAAAATATAAGGCATCAAAATCCTCTTCTTCTAAGGGTAATAATAGGATTGTATCGTTTTCTAATTGTGGTTGTAAATTCATTTTAATTATTCTTTCTTAGGATATAATAATTTAAAAGCATTAAATGCAGCAGGATGTGTTACAGTAGCGTGATCTTCTTCAGGTAAATAGTCAAAAATAACTTTTACAGTTTTAGATTTTCCATATTTAATTTTGTCAAAAAGAATATTAGCATCTACTTCCATCACATGATTATCAAATATAGGGCTTAAACCTTCTTTGCCTACACCTATATAAATAGATTTACCTTGTTGAAAGTTTTCATTTAATATTTCAGGATTTTGTTTTAATAACTCTCCATCGTTCCACCATAGACTAGGACTAATGATGATATATTTGTCAAATAAGTATGGTTTTTTAAATAAAATTTCAGTTGCTAAGAGACCTCCTAATGATTGACCTATAATAGTTTTTTCGTTTGTTGTTTTATAGTTTTTATTTAAAAAAGGTTGTAATTCATTTTCTATAAATGCCATGAATTTTTCAGATCCGCCAGAAGTAGGATAACGATCTCGAATCACTTGTTGGTTAGGAGTAGATGTGAAATCTCTTTTACGATCTTTATTAGCAATGCCTACTACAATAGATTTAGGGATTCGTTCAATCCAAGGGAATGTAAAGTATTGTACTAAACCTGCAATATGAATAAAATCTTCGTCAGCACTACCGTCTAAAACATAAATTACAGGATAACTTTCTTGGTTGTTGTATCCTTGTGGGAGGTAGATATTAAGTATCCTTTTTTCATTTAAAATATTAGACGTGATTTCTTCAACTATACCTAAATTAAAAGTTTTAGGAGTTGCAGTAGAAGTGTTTTTTTGAGCTTGTGTTATCAAGCTGTAAAAGAAAAAGCCTAGGCATAATAATTTTTTCATTTTCATTTTTTGATTGATTAGACACTCAAATTTAATATTTTAAAATGATAATAATTCAGCCATATGGCATTAAAAAAGCCATTTCTTTAAAAAGAAACGGCTTTTGTATACTTTGATTTGTTTGTCTATTAATAGTATGTATAACGTCTTACTTTAGCAATATATTTTGCTAAACGAATTACTTGATGGCTGTAACCATATTCATTGTCATACCATACGTACATTACTACGTTTTTACCATCAGCTGAAACAATAGTAGCATTGCTATCAAAAATAGATGGAGCTGATGTACCTACAATATCTGATGAAACTAATTCGTTATTTAATTCGTATTTGATTTGCTCAACTAGTTTACCTTCTAAAGCATATTTTTTCATAATACCATTTAATTCTTCACGATTAGTAGTTTTGCCTACTTCAAGGTTTAATACTACTAATGAACCATTTGGAACAGGTACTCGAATAGCATTTGAAGTTAATTTTCCTGCTAAACTTGGTAATGCTTTAGCTACAGCGCTTCCTGCTCCTGTTTCTGTAATTACCATGTTTAAAGCAGCTGAACGACCACGACGGTATTTTTTATGCATATTATCTACCAAGTTTTGGTCGTTTGTATACGCGTGGATGGTTTCAATATGACCTTTTTCTACTCCTAAAGTTTCTTCAATAGCAGCTAATACAGGAGTAATAGCATTTGTAGTACAAGAAGCGGCAGACCAAATTTTAACTTCATCTGGGTTGTATGCTTCGTGGTTTACACCATGAACAATATTTGGTACACCTTTTCCTGGAGCTGTTAATAATACTTTTTCAACTCCAACAGAAGTTAAATGACGGCTTAGAGCTTCTTCAGTTGTAAAAGCACCCGTGTTATCAATTACTAAAGCATCTTGAATTCCGTATTTTGTATAATCAATTTCCTCAGGAGAATTAGCAGTAATAATATGTACAGGAGCACCATTAATGATTAGAGTACTATTATTAGCATCTGCTTCCACAGAACCTTGGAAATCACCATGTACAGAATCGTAACGTAATAAAGAAGCGCGTTTTTCTAATAAAACAGCATCATTTTTATCGCGAGTTACAATAGCACGTAAACGTAATTGCTGTCCTTTTCCAACTTTAGAGGAAAGTTCACGAGCTAATAAACGTCCAATACGACCAAATCCATAAAGAACCACATCTTTAGGTTTGATTTCATCTGAAGCTTTAGCATCTTTTAATTTGTCTACTACGAAGTCAGTAGCATCATTATACTTATTGTCTTCTAAGTGAAATTCATACGTTAATTTACCAATATCTAATCGTGAAGGGGGTAAATCTAATGCTTGGATAGCTCTTAAGATTTCTACAGAGTCAAAAATATTAATCGGTTTTTGTACAAACTCGCCCGCATAATCATGTAAATTCATAATTTCACTTACATTGCGATCTAGTAACTGGTTTCTAAATAAAACCATTTCGATTGATTTATCATACCATAAATCACTTACGATTTTGATAAATTCAACCGCTGCTTTTCTTCTGTCAGCTTGAAATGCTAACTCTTTTTCATAAGTTGTATTGCTCATTTCTTTTTATAAAAATTAGACCTTGCAAAAGTATTTATTTAAAATCTTTTGTTAAACTTTTTTAAACTTTTTTAATAAAAAAACCAACGGTTGAGCGTTGGTTTTCAATAGTTAATAGCGAAGTATATTATAGAAGGAAACGTAATAACTCGCCTGAGTTTGTTAACATTTCAATTTGTGTTTTTTGCGTTTCTCCTTTTTTTGCTATTACGCGTGTAACAGTTTCTATATCGGTAGCTTTTATATTATCTACTTTTAGTATAATTCCTCCTTTTAGTTGTTCTGCATAATCCGTTAATTCTTCATTTGAGACTTCTTTTATTTTTACACCATAGCTTAATCGAAAACGTTTTTTATCATTTGTATCTAAATCTTCTAATTCTAAGCCTTTTAAATCGTAATTTACAAGTTCCTTTTTAACTAATTTTACTACAGTACTACTTAATTTACCATCTCTTATAAAACTTACTTTAACTTCCTCATTTGGTCGTTTTGTGTTGATGTATGCTGTTAAATCAGCAAAGGTGTTAATCGTTTTTTCATCTAATTTTTTAATTACATCACCTGATTTAATACCTGCTTTTTCCGCTCCAGTTCCTTTTGAAACTTTAGCAACATATACTCCTGTAGTTTCTTTAGTGCTAATTTCTTTAGCTGCTGTTGTATTAAGTTCTCTACCTTCTATACCTAAAACGGCTCTTTGTACATTACCATACTCCATTAAATCTTCCACAATTTTACGGGCTAAGTTAGATGGTACAGCAAAAGAATAACCTGTATAGCTTCCTGTTGGAGATGAAATCATAGTGTTTATACCTATTAGTTCGCCTCTTGTGTTTACTAATGCACCCCCACTGTTTCCAGGATTTACAGCAGCATCTGTTTGGATAAAAGATTGAATACCTTGATTGCTTAAATCACGAGCTTTAGCTGATACAATTCCAGCAGTAACTGTAGATGTTAGGTTATAAGGATTTCCAACGGCTAAAACCCATTCGCCAACTTTTATTTGTTCTGAGTTTCCAAAAGTAGCTGCTGGTAAATCTGTTTCGGCTTCAATTTTTAATAAAGCAATATCCATTTTGCTATCGGTTCCAACTAGTTTTGCTTTATATGTTTTGTTATTATTTAGAGTAACTTCTAGTTCTGTAGCATTTTGAATTACGTGGTTGTTAGTTACGATATATCCGTCTTTACTAATAATTACTCCAGACCCTGTTCCCACTTGTGTTTGTTGTTGTCCTCCTCTATGTCCGTAGAAAAACTCCATAAAAGGATCAGATGGTACGTTATAGACTGTTTTATTTTTTACGTGTACAACGGTATGAACTGCTTTTTCAGCAGCTGACGTAAAATCTATATTCTCAGCACCGATACTTACTGCACGCATGTAATTAGGAGCAATAGATAATGAAGAGGTTGCAGAAGTGTTTTCAAAAAACAATTTGTAACCTCCTAAAGTGGTTGCTCCACTTAGTATTGAAATTAAAAATAAACTACTTAATTTTCTCATGGCTTCCTCTTTTTCTTGTTTTTATTTAAACGTAAAAATATAATTTTCTTATTTCAGTTTTTTAGCTTTAACGCTCGTTTAACAATCTTTAACTTCCTATTAATATTTATATCTTTGGTAGGTTTATGAAGGATTCTGATATTTGTTCCTTAAAATTAACATCAATAAATAATTAGGAAGAACACATAATAATAATCAATTGATTTTAGTATTTACCCATTATATATAAATCTTAGATACATGAAACTTACATTTTATAAATACCAAGGAACGGGAAATGATTTTGTCATTTTAGATAATCGTGATTTAACTTTTCCCAAAAATGATACCAAACTTATCCATTTTCTTTGTGATAGGCGTTTTGGGATAGGAGCTGACGGATTAATGCTATTGGAAAATGACAATTCGACAGATTTTAAAATGGTTTATTATAATGCTGATGGGAATGAAAGTTCAATGTGTGGTAATGGAGGAAGATGTCTTGTAGCATTTGCAAAAAAAATGGGAGTAATTAATGATGTAACCACTTTTATAGCTGTAGACGGTGTACATCATGCAAGTATAATAGAAGAAAACATAGTTTCGTTACAAATGATAGATGTACAATCGATACAAGTGACATCAGAATATGTGTTCTTAAATACAGGATCTCCGCATCACGTTCAAGAAGTAAGTAATTTAAAAGAATTAGATGTTAAAACAGAAGGAGCTAAAATTCGGTATAGTGATTTATACGGGAAGGCAGGAAGTAATATTAACTTTGTATCTCAAAAGGGAGAAAACGATTTTATTATTAGAACTTATGAAAGAGGGGTAGAGGATGAAACCTTATCTTGTGGTACAGGGGCAACAGCCGTGGCATTAGCAATGTTTCATTTAGGAAAATCCACCTCAAATAAAATTGGAATTCAAGTTGAAGGAGGTAAATTACAAATCGCATTTGAAAAAGATGTAAAGGGTTATAAAAATATTCATTTAATAGGACCCGCTCAATTTGTTTTTCAAGGAGAAATTGACATTTAGTCTCTTTAATTTTTTAATTGTGTTTTTTATATATAGATAATGATAAAATTACCTCAACTATCATTTTTATAAATATTACTTTTGCTCTTATTTTTTATTATTATATAAAATTTAAATTGTTTAAAATAGCACCTTTAATATTATGTCAACACTGAAAGGAGATAAAGTTTTTTTACGAGCATTAGAACCCGAAGATTTGTCCTTTATTTATAAAATTGAAAATGAAGAGTCTATTTGGGAGGTCAGTAATACTCAAACTCCTTATTCCCGTTTTTTAATTAAACAATATCTTGAAAACGCACATCAAGATATTTATCAAGCTAAGCAGTTGCGCTTAGCAATATGTGAGTTAGGCTCTTATAAGCCAGTTGGTTTAATTGATTTGTTTGATTATGATCCTAAAAATCATAGGGCAGGAGTAGGAATAGTAATTAAAAATGCTATATATAGAAATAAAGGATTAGGGGGGAAGCCTTACAGTTATTAGTTAATTATGCGTTTTTACATTTACAATTGCATCAATTGTATGCAAATATTGGCTGTTCAAATGAAGCTAGTTTAAAGCTTTTTACTAATTTTGGTTTCCAAAAAATAGGAGTCAAAAAAGATTGGATTTTTCAAGATGGAAATTATCGAGATGAACTCCTCTTTCAATTAATCAATCCAAATTATTAAAAACGAATTATTTTGAACAAAAAAGTATTTTTAGGGTTAGGGCTAGTAGGACTAGTATTGGTTGTTTTTGTTTATATCAAAGCCTTTACAAGTAATACAAAATTTACAGAAAAAGAAAAGTATGTTTTTATCCCAACTGGAGCTACGTATAAAGAAGTAATTAAAATTCTTACACCTGAAGTAGCTGATATAGAAAATTTTAAATTTGTTGCAGAAAAACGCTCGTATGATCAAAATGTTTTTCCAGGGCGGTTTTTGTTAAAAAAAGGAATGGGAAGTTTTCAGATTGTAACAGCCTTACGTCATAATATTCCATTAAGTCTCTCTTTTAATAATCAGGAAGTTATTGAAAAATTAGTTTCTCGTATAGCAGGGCAAATTGAAGCTGATAGTCTGAGTCTTATGAATGCGATACAAGACCCAACTTTTTTGAAAAAAAATGGATTAACAACAGATAATGTACTAGGGATTTTTATACCCAATACCTATGAAATAAAATGGAATATTGGAGCTGAAAAATTCAGAGATAAAATGTTAGAAGAATACCATAAATTTTGGAATTCAGAGCGTATAGCAAAAGCAAAAGCTTTGGAGCTTACACCAGAACAGGTTATTGCTTTAGCTTCTATAGTTCATAAAGAATCCGTAAAAGAAGATGAGCGACCAAGAGTGGCTGGAGTTTATTTAAATAGATTAAAGTTAGAAATGCCTTTACAAGCTGACCCTACTATTATTTTTGCTATCAAAAAAATGCACATGATTTTGATCAAATAATTAAAAGAGTAAAGGGAGATATGTTATTTGTAAATTCACCATATAACACCTATAAAAATATAGGGTTGCCACCAGGTCCTATTGCCATGCCTGATATTTCAGCAGTAGAAGCTGTTTTATCTCCAGAAAAACATGATTATATATATTTTTGTGCTAGTGTAGATCGTAAAGGATATCATGATTTTGCAGTTACTTATGAAGAGCATCAAATAAATGCAAAAAAATATGCAGAATGGGTAAATAAATTAGGGCTGTAATTCTTTAAAATATATTTTTAAAATGCAATCTTGCCTCAGGTAAGATTGCATTTTTTATATAATCTTATTTTTAAAAAAGAAGAATAAAAAAAATAGTAGAAAAAATTCTACTACAGTATTTATGGGCTTTTTGGTTAATAATCAAAAAGTTAACAAATGTTTTTGTTGCGTATCTTGTTTTTAATTGTAAATTTGCAGGGTTAATTTTTTAGCGATGATAGTGTGAGTAACATATTTTAATACTGCACTTAGTTGAAAAGAAATTTATTTTTATGACAAAAAAACAAATATTCTATTTTGGATTATTTGGCTCAATCGTTCTTTTGAGTTCAGGTTTTAGACCTTTTAAAGTGGAAATGTATCCTTGGTTACATTCCCTTGAAAGAGGAGATCGGTATACGGTACCCATGGAGGTAGAAGTGGGGCAGAGGTTTTTTGATGTGCCTTTTACAGGTAAAACGTTTGTTGGTTTTACCCAAAGTATAGGGGCAAGAGAGTCCCAAGGAATATACAATATAGTAAATTCATTAGGTTATCTAGGAAAGTATCAATTTGGATCAGAAACACTTGCCGCACTAGGAATACAGGATCAAGCTTCTTTTCTACAAAGTAAAAAACTGCAAGAAAAAGCCTTTTTAGCTAATTTAGCAAGGAATAAATGGGAACTTCGTCGAGAGATTGCTAATTATTCAGGTACCGAAATTAATGGTATTCCTATTACCGAATCAGGAATTTTAGCAGCAGCCCATCTAGGAGGTGTAGGTTCTATAAAAAGATTTCTAAGAACTAAAGGAGGGCGGAAATTTAAAGATGGCTATGGTACTTCAATAACAGAATATCTAAGAGAATTTGCAGGGTACGACACAAGTTCTGTGGAACCAAACAAAAAGGCAAAAGCCCAACATTATACTTTTTGATTAATAGTGTTTGTGAATAATGAAAATAGAAGGTCGGTTGTGTAAATCGACCTTTGTTTTTTCCATTCTTTTATGGTTAGTGTTTTTATGTATTCAGTAGGTAGTGTAAGGTCGCATGCAATACATAAACTAGTATTAGGTTGTAAGATTTGAATTAAATCTTCTAATAATTTGTTGTTTCTGTAAGGTGTTTCGATAAAAAGTTGAGATTGTTTTTTGTCAAAAGATAATTTTTCAAATCCTTTTAAAGCTTGTTTTTTTTCTCCTTTGTCTATAGGTAAATATCCATTAAAAGCAAAACTTTGACCATTCATGCCAGAAGCCATTAAAGCTAGTAGGATTGAGCTTGGTCCGACTAAAGGAACTACTTGTATACCTTTTTCATGTGCAAGTTTTACTATGGCAGCACCAGGATCAGCTACGCCAGGGCATCCTGCTTCACTCATTAGGCCGATATTCTGACCACTTAATAAAGGTTGAATGAATTGAATATGGTCAGATTCCTGAGTATGTTTGTTAAGAGTGTTAATGATTAACTCTGGTTGCTTTTTTCAGGATGAATTGCTTTGATAAAACGACGAGCTGTTTTTTTCATTTTCAACAATATAATGATTTATAAAATCAATGCTTCTCTTAACTGTATAAGGTAATACATCTTCAGGATTTATTTCACCTAAAGTTGTGGGTATTAGATATAATTTTCCAAGAAAAGTTGCTGGTTTCATAGATTTTGTATTCTTTTGTTGAAAATGTATTTTATTATGGACAAAGATAGAATAAAAGAAATTGGTAGAAGTGTTGCAATTGGTTTTTTAATCCTTTTATTTGTGTTTGCAATGGTATTTAAGGGCTTTTAAGAGCTCTTTTTTTCTAATTTGTTAGCAATATTCTGACAAGCTTGGTCTAACATATCAAAAACATGTTCAAAACCATCTTGCCCTCCATAGTAAGGGTCTGGTACATCAAGATTTTTGCCAGGAAATACTTCTTCTAGAATTAATTGTACCTTCTTTTTTTGATTTTCTGTTATGGCTTGATTGATTACATCTTTGTAATTTTGGTTATCCATTACAAAAATTTGATCAAAAATGTCAAAATCTGATTTTTGGAATTTTCGCGCTCTTTGTTGACTAATGTCAATTCCTCGGCTACGTGCTGTTTGTATAGAGCGTTTGTCAGGTTGTTCTCCGGTGTGCCATCCTCCAGTTCCAGCTGAATCTATTAAGTAGGTTTTGGGTAGCTTAGATTTTAATATTCCTTCGGCCAATGGGGAACGGCAAATATTCCCCAAACATACCATCAAGATTTTTTTAGACATTATAACGAAAGTTTTTTGTTGATATCATCTACAAACTTTTTAAACTGTTTGTCTGTTGTGAGTAAATTGTCAACAGTTTTACAAGCATGTAATACAGTAGCGTGGTCGCGATCTCCTATTTGAGATCCAATATTTGCTAAAGAGGCTTTAGTGTATTTTTTTGCAAAAAACATAGCTAATTGGCGTGCTTGTACTACATGGCGTTTACGTGTTGTAGATTGTAATGTGGCAACATCTAATTGGAAATAATCAGATACAACTTTTTGAATATAGTCAATAGATATTTCTCTTTTTACATTTTTAACAAATTTTTCAACTACTTGTTTGGCTAAATCAATTGTAACTTCTTTTTTGTTAAACGAAGATTGTGCTATTAATGAAATAATAGCGCCTTCTAGTTCTCGCACATTAGATTTTATATTTCGAGCTACATATTCTATAATATCTTCTGGCATTTCAACACCATCTCGGAATAAAATGCTTTTTACAATTGCTACACGAGTTTCATAATCAGGCTGATTTAACTCTGCAGATAATCCCCATTTAAAGCGTGATAATAAACGTTGTTCAATATCTTGCATATCAACAGGGGCTTTATCAGAAGTTAGTATTACTTGTTTTCCGTTCTGATGGAGG
Coding sequences:
- a CDS encoding acyltransferase family protein, whose translation is MKRLKFIDLAKALAAVFMVCVHVLNTHTVLAVDKGTYFGKIINLLGEAPAAPVFMFSMGLAFTYSKNFEFASRAKRSLSIFLKGYKLNFFRLLVPAIFFGITSLFITTKTVENISEEGNVVETLVKNFLVIDILQFAGLSYLVMSLLSKYKVPVKYIAVLILVIGGFSTYVWGIQTGNSVVDRVLDLFWGDKGDAVSFPLLPWLVYPLAGYVMGDYLLHKEDKEVLMKSFYLGVFLFIIGGAITYTNPKYHLGDYWHTRIGGIMLYIGFVLIWMKICDIIMKYASEKVYQPIAFLSRNLTNFYAIQWIVIVGLIPFIGQKECDLYQTILLMGFVFVFTYWVTIIMERKKINF
- a CDS encoding lipoprotein, producing the protein MKKGLFVFSVLLTLASCNDKKKIKILKTVKRIIS
- a CDS encoding GNAT family N-acetyltransferase — encoded protein: MIDKKQNKIIGSSRFYNLEDKNKSVLIGYTFLSRVYWGSGYNPQIKKLMLDYAFDYLDKVYFTVGAFNFRSQKAIEAIGAIKNREFSVSYDNKPDTLNFEYIIEKLSWLKNDF
- a CDS encoding alpha/beta hydrolase; translated protein: MKKLLCLGFFFYSLITQAQKNTSTATPKTFNLGIVEEITSNILNEKRILNIYLPQGYNNQESYPVIYVLDGSADEDFIHIAGLVQYFTFPWIERIPKSIVVGIANKDRKRDFTSTPNQQVIRDRYPTSGGSEKFMAFIENELQPFLNKNYKTTNEKTIIGQSLGGLLATEILFKKPYLFDKYIIISPSLWWNDGELLKQNPEILNENFQQGKSIYIGVGKEGLSPIFDNHVMEVDANILFDKIKYGKSKTVKVIFDYLPEEDHATVTHPAAFNAFKLLYPKKE
- a CDS encoding glyceraldehyde-3-phosphate dehydrogenase — translated: MSNTTYEKELAFQADRRKAAVEFIKIVSDLWYDKSIEMVLFRNQLLDRNVSEIMNLHDYAGEFVQKPINIFDSVEILRAIQALDLPPSRLDIGKLTYEFHLEDNKYNDATDFVVDKLKDAKASDEIKPKDVVLYGFGRIGRLLARELSSKVGKGQQLRLRAIVTRDKNDAVLLEKRASLLRYDSVHGDFQGSVEADANNSTLIINGAPVHIITANSPEEIDYTKYGIQDALVIDNTGAFTTEEALSRHLTSVGVEKVLLTAPGKGVPNIVHGVNHEAYNPDEVKIWSAASCTTNAITPVLAAIEETLGVEKGHIETIHAYTNDQNLVDNMHKKYRRGRSAALNMVITETGAGSAVAKALPSLAGKLTSNAIRVPVPNGSLVVLNLEVGKTTNREELNGIMKKYALEGKLVEQIKYELNNELVSSDIVGTSAPSIFDSNATIVSADGKNVVMYVWYDNEYGYSHQVIRLAKYIAKVRRYTYY
- a CDS encoding S1C family serine protease, which translates into the protein MRKLSSLFLISILSGATTLGGYKLFFENTSATSSLSIAPNYMRAVSIGAENIDFTSAAEKAVHTVVHVKNKTVYNVPSDPFMEFFYGHRGGQQQTQVGTGSGVIISKDGYIVTNNHVIQNATELEVTLNNNKTYKAKLVGTDSKMDIALLKIEAETDLPAATFGNSEQIKVGEWVLAVGNPYNLTSTVTAGIVSAKARDLSNQGIQSFIQTDAAVNPGNSGGALVNTRGELIGINTMISSPTGSYTGYSFAVPSNLARKIVEDLMEYGNVQRAVLGIEGRELNTTAAKEISTKETTGVYVAKVSKGTGAEKAGIKSGDVIKKLDEKTINTFADLTAYINTKRPNEEVKVSFIRDGKLSSTVVKLVKKELVNYDLKGLELEDLDTNDKKRFRLSYGVKIKEVSNEELTDYAEQLKGGIILKVDNIKATDIETVTRVIAKKGETQKTQIEMLTNSGELLRFLL
- the dapF gene encoding diaminopimelate epimerase — translated: MKLTFYKYQGTGNDFVILDNRDLTFPKNDTKLIHFLCDRRFGIGADGLMLLENDNSTDFKMVYYNADGNESSMCGNGGRCLVAFAKKMGVINDVTTFIAVDGVHHASIIEENIVSLQMIDVQSIQVTSEYVFLNTGSPHHVQEVSNLKELDVKTEGAKIRYSDLYGKAGSNINFVSQKGENDFIIRTYERGVEDETLSCGTGATAVALAMFHLGKSTSNKIGIQVEGGKLQIAFEKDVKGYKNIHLIGPAQFVFQGEIDI
- a CDS encoding endolytic transglycosylase MltG, with product MNKKVFLGLGLVGLVLVVFVYIKAFTSNTKFTEKEKYVFIPTGATYKEVIKILTPEVADIENFKFVAEKRSYDQNVFPGRFLLKKGMGSFQIVTALRHNIPLSLSFNNQEVIEKLVSRIAGQIEADSLSLMNAIQDPTFLKKNGLTTDNVLGIFIPNTYEIKWNIGAEKFRDKMLEEYHKFWNSERIAKAKALELTPEQVIALASIVHKESVKEDERPRVAGVYLNRLKLEMPLQADPTIIFAIKKMHMILIK
- a CDS encoding endolytic transglycosylase MltG produces the protein MLFVNSPYNTYKNIGLPPGPIAMPDISAVEAVLSPEKHDYIYFCASVDRKGYHDFAVTYEEHQINAKKYAEWVNKLGL
- a CDS encoding peptidoglycan-binding protein LysM, whose product is MTKKQIFYFGLFGSIVLLSSGFRPFKVEMYPWLHSLERGDRYTVPMEVEVGQRFFDVPFTGKTFVGFTQSIGARESQGIYNIVNSLGYLGKYQFGSETLAALGIQDQASFLQSKKLQEKAFLANLARNKWELRREIANYSGTEINGIPITESGILAAAHLGGVGSIKRFLRTKGGRKFKDGYGTSITEYLREFAGYDTSSVEPNKKAKAQHYTF
- a CDS encoding low molecular weight protein-tyrosine-phosphatase, translating into MSKKILMVCLGNICRSPLAEGILKSKLPKTYLIDSAGTGGWHTGEQPDKRSIQTARSRGIDISQQRARKFQKSDFDIFDQIFVMDNQNYKDVINQAITENQKKKVQLILEEVFPGKNLDVPDPYYGGQDGFEHVFDMLDQACQNIANKLEKKSS